The sequence ggttggcttttaccgagctgtaggctgaggccgaactctttggtaatgccgaactcatactcttccttgggctttgggctgatgggccgtcattgctgttgggcttgtttagtacgcaccccatcaagTACCCTCAGATGAAAACCTAAATACCTATTGGTCATCCAAAACTCTTGAAACAGGCTTCCAGTTGATCTTCAACAATTCCGGCAGCATCAACCTCTACCAGCAAAATGGAACCCTACTCCGGCCTCTCTTTGAAAGCGGACCTCTGGTCGGGCAGTTTTACCATAGACTGGTGCTAGAACATGACGGAGTCCTCCGCCACTACGTGTATCCTAAGTCTGCTAATTCATCCTCGGCGTGGTCTGTACGTGACTTTGAGCCTTCCAACATATGCAGCGCTGTTGTAGAACGTCATACAGGCGGCGGTCCTTGTGGTTTCAACAGTTACTGCTCAATTAAAGCTGAAGGACGACCGAGCTGCAACTGCCCCTTAAATTACTACCCAAGGGGTGGTGGCCTTAGTGGTTGCACGCCCGATTTCATGCAACAAAGATGCGACCATCAACAAGCGCAGGATGCACAGAGTTTTGGATTGATAGAGATGTACAACATAGATTGGCCTGGCGTGGATTATACAAAGTTGAGGAACGTCGACAAAGATACCTGCCGTCAATCCTGCCTTTCCGATTGTTTCTGTGCTATTGCAATATATTATGACGGAGATTGTTATAAGAAGTCTCTGCCCTTCTCCAATGGGAGGCTGGATTCTGGTTTTGCCGGAAAGGCCTTGATAAAGGTCAGGATGAACAACACTTTGGCATCGAATCCCTACACCACTACCTCAGGCGGAGAGAGCAGTAAGAGTAGCGGTTCCACTACTCTTACCATAACATTGTCGGTCCTATTAGGCTGTGCAGGGTTATTGTTTCTTCTTTCGagtttcttttttgttttctacttGAAACGTAGAAAAACAACAATTGTGGAACAGAGGAGTCATGTGCAACCTGCTGTAGTGAGCACGATAAGTAGCTTCAGCTTCAAAGAGGTAGAAGAAGCTACCAATGGATTCGATGAAGAATTGGGGAGGGGTGCTTGCTCCATAGTCTACAGAGGTACTCTGAAAGATGATGGAAAAGTTGTTGCCGTCAAGAAGTTGCACAAGATTTTCGAACAAGCAGATGATGAGTTCAAAGCCGAAGTGAGCTCAATTAGCAGAACCAACCATAAGAACCTTGTGCAGCTGGTAGGATATTGTGATGAAGGGCAAAACAGAATATTGGTGTACGAGTTCATAACCAACGGATCTCTAGCCACTTTCCTCTTCCAAAAATTACCAAGGCCTAACTGGCATACAAGAGTGCAGATTGCATTTGCAATAGCAAGAGGGATTTGCTATCTGCACGAAGACTGCAGCATGCCCATCATACACTGCGACATCAAGCCTCAGAACGTGCTTCTGAACGAGACATTCACCCCCAAAATAGCAGATTTTGGGCTATCCAAGCTTCTCAAAGCTGATCAGACAAGAACCATCACTGGAATAAGAGGGACAAAAGGATATGTGGCTCCGGAATGGTTCAGGAACATGCCTATAACAGTCAAAGTGGATGTGTACAGCTTCGGAATCATGCTGCTTGAGCTGATGTGTTGCAGAAGGAGTTATGAAGCGGATGTGGAAGACGAGGGAGAAGCGGTTCTTGCTGACTGGGCCTATGATTGTTACCAACAAGGGGCATTAGATTTGTTGGTGGCGGGCGATGAGGAGGCGAGGAGTGACATAAAAACGTTGGA comes from Salvia splendens isolate huo1 unplaced genomic scaffold, SspV2 ctg511, whole genome shotgun sequence and encodes:
- the LOC121790424 gene encoding G-type lectin S-receptor-like serine/threonine-protein kinase LECRK4 codes for the protein FQLIFNNSGSINLYQQNGTLLRPLFESGPLVGQFYHRLVLEHDGVLRHYVYPKSANSSSAWSVRDFEPSNICSAVVERHTGGGPCGFNSYCSIKAEGRPSCNCPLNYYPRGGGLSGCTPDFMQQRCDHQQAQDAQSFGLIEMYNIDWPGVDYTKLRNVDKDTCRQSCLSDCFCAIAIYYDGDCYKKSLPFSNGRLDSGFAGKALIKVRMNNTLASNPYTTTSGGESSKSSGSTTLTITLSVLLGCAGLLFLLSSFFFVFYLKRRKTTIVEQRSHVQPAVVSTISSFSFKEVEEATNGFDEELGRGACSIVYRGTLKDDGKVVAVKKLHKIFEQADDEFKAEVSSISRTNHKNLVQLVGYCDEGQNRILVYEFITNGSLATFLFQKLPRPNWHTRVQIAFAIARGICYLHEDCSMPIIHCDIKPQNVLLNETFTPKIADFGLSKLLKADQTRTITGIRGTKGYVAPEWFRNMPITVKVDVYSFGIMLLELMCCRRSYEADVEDEGEAVLADWAYDCYQQGALDLLVAGDEEARSDIKTLEIYVKTAIWCIQEDPTLRPHMNIVMHMLQGSMQVPTPPDPTAFIH